A section of the Girardinichthys multiradiatus isolate DD_20200921_A chromosome 5, DD_fGirMul_XY1, whole genome shotgun sequence genome encodes:
- the cbx8b gene encoding chromobox protein homolog 8b has protein sequence MELSAVGERVFAAESIIKRRIRKGRIEYLVKWKGWSPKYSTWEPEENILDSRLFAAFEQRERERELYGPKKRGPKPKTFLLKAQTKVKTKSYEFRSEAVRGMHITYPTPEPVFTPRAREGLRAVVPTIFPPSTVNRGESVRMRPSELSTHEHKQSSLQQTGSDGPKKRGPKPKPRFVDGGCSPVVFEPHKRRAEERESHGPYKLSKFQGDEMRLQKLAHRQSENHAPSHKHHRHHHYYHHHYAQKVSSGSSYKPLHSQCSTDPHRTKDSSSYLVAAHFKHHHKTSQSPSRPAEFQQVEKPYFLDRRSPTRFDDNQGEMTWRPCLGDVEKVVVTDVTANFLTVTIKESSTSKGFFKDKR, from the exons ATGGAGCTGTCTGCTGTCGGGGAGAGGGTGTTCGCGGCCGAGTCTATCATCAAGCGGAGGATAAGGAAG GGTCGGATTGAGTACCTGGTGAAATGGAAGGGGTGGTCGCCCAA ATACAGCACTTGGGAACCGGAGGAGAACATTTTGGACTCCCGCTTGTTCGCCGCTTTCGAGCAGAG AGAGCGTGAAAGAGAGCTGTATGGACCCAAAAAGAGGGGACCCAAACCAAAGACGTTCCTGCTTAAG GCCCAGACTAAAGTTAAAACAAAGTCCTATGAGTTCAGGAGCGAGGCAGTCAGAGGGATGCACATTACCTACCCAACCCCCGAGCCCGTCTTCACCCCCAGGGCTAGAGAAGGCCTGAGAGCGGTCGTTCCCACCATCTTCCCACCGAGCACTGTCAACCGCGGAGAAAGCGTGCGCATGCGACCATCTGAACTGAGTACCCATGAACACAAGCAGTCTTCCCTTCAACAGACAGGTTCAGACGGACCCAAAAAGAGGGGGCCGAAGCCAAAGCCTCGCTTTGTAGACGGTGGCTGTAGCCCAGTCGTCTTTGAGCCACACAAGAGGAGAGCAGAGGAGAGGGAGAGCCACGGCCCTTACAAACTGTCTAAATTCCAAGGAGATGAGATGAGGCTGCAGAAGTTGGCCCACAGACAGTCGGAGAACCACGCTCCCAGCCATAAACACCACCGTCACCACCACTATTATCATCACCACTACGCTCAGAAAGTCTCCAGCGGGAGTTCCTACAAACCACTCCACTCTCAGTGCAGCACAGACCCACACAGGACTAAGGACAGCTCGAGCTACCTGGTTGCGGCACACTTCAAGCACCACCACAAAACAAGCCAGAGCCCGAGTCGGCCTGCCGAGTTCCAGCAGGTGGAAAAGCCTTACTTTCTGGACAGGCGGTCACCGACCAGGTTCGATGACAACCAGGGCGAAATGACCTGGAGGCCGTGCCTCGGCGACGTAGAGAAGGTGGTGGTGACGGACGTGACCGCCAACTTCCTGACTGTCACCATCAAGGAGAGCAGCACCTCGAAGGGCTTCTTCAAGGACAAAAGATGA